ACTAAACTGCTCTTCCTGTTTTTAAAAATtatgtaacataatgtctatgcTTAACCTGACATGACATATAAGGCAattgaaaatgttgtagttttccAGTTCCGACAGACTGAGAGGTTCTCTGCCTGTGATGCCTTTAGTTTGAGATGAACGGAACATGAACCAGAGCTGATCTTCCCATTCACTCAGACTGAGGATGGTGTTTACAAGTCTTTTATCAGCCATGGCTGGGCAGGGTCAAAGTTCAAATAGCCAGGAACACTTCATTCTTTCCCAATTGGCACACTGCCCAACCCAGCCTCTGACATGCTTTCACTTTCATTGCTTGTGGCACCAAGGACAAAACCGCCCCGAGAGAAAGTTTGTCCAAATTACTCAAAACGAAAGAGGCGGGATTTCCTTAGCCCGTTTTTATATTTAAAAACTCTTGTTCTGTTAATCTGTTCTCTGCAGTTAGTAGTTGCTTTGGAGAGACAGGTTCCAATCAAAGCCTGTCTTGTTGGTTATTCATTGCCTTCTGTTGTCAGGTGCATTAAAGAGCCATTCGTCTTAATGCTTTTGAAGGTTAAATGCAAAAAATGTCCAAACAAAGTTCCCCATGAGCAACTACTAGAAAGGCACATGTCATGAAACGGAACCTAGGAGCCCAGATAGTTTCACTTTTCTGGCTGGTATCAGAAAGTGAGATGGAAAAGGTGTGGATTATAGGAAACGAGAAATATAGAAcataaatgaaagataaacatggAATAATCTCCTATCATAGAATAAACATTGTGAAGGAATCCATCAATACTGTATCTTTGGTGCTGAAAGACTATTGGCACAGAACAACAACGCATGCATGTCAAGAGTCCAGACCGCTCACTTTACTGTACCACTACCAGGTCTACAGAACTTTTCTTGATCCTGCAAATTTGTGCTGAAGGCAACTCACGCCTTAGGTCGTTTGAAATACTCCCGATGTATCATTGTACATGGGTCAACTTCTCATAGGGAGAAAAAATGTATGGGGGCTCTGACTTACTGGTGTCCATTAAGATAAACAAAACTTTAAGTGGTGACAAATGAGATGTTATCTGGGAAAAATGCCAGCTCTCCAAAATGAACAGCCTGCCAAATGTAGAGGCTGCTTACTTGTGTAACAATAATAATAAGCATTTGTATAAGGCCAGGATTCAACCCGAGGCACGGTATACAGCAGCACACTGGACAGCCGACAATGTGCTAAATTTGAGTcttctgtgtgcgtgcgtgcgtgcatgcgtgcgtgtgcgtgtgtgtgtctagtcTGGAGGAGGTGGGCGTGCTAACATCTAGTGAACCACCCTGCATGTTCACCTCTGCCACCAATGAGGAATTGAACAAGACAGGAGAAGAAAAGCCCTCGCTCTCTCACTCGTTGAGTGGAGAGCACTGATTGGACCACTCTGATACTCTTACTTCCTCACACTGTACATTCCAATATGGAAGGAATATCCAGCTCCATCCAGTATGTGTTGGTGCTGTGGCTCCTGAGTGTGTGACTCGCCACATACGGTGTATGTTAACAAGTAATAATAGAACAAGACATGAGGAGCAGCTTGTCTCTCTTGGGCACTTAGGAGTTTGATCATGAGGGCTGAGAGGTATTTTCTGGCTGGCTGCTTTGACATGGAGCGCTTTGGCATCTAGTCAGTCATCCTGGTTACATCTCTCGTATTTCCTTGTGATATTACCCTACTAATTGGTTGAATGAAGGTGGCCTGAATTCATATATCTAGCTATTTTCTGGGTGTGACCGCAGTAGCAGAGTGGATGGATTTGATGTCTATTTCATGTAAGAGATTGTGAGACACTCCCCATTGCTTATCCAGCCCAATAAATTTGAGAACTAAATAAATCAGCTACAAGGGAGAGATGTTTGTTTACGATAGACATTTGTGGACAGAAAAGGGGCATTCAATTGTTTGCTTTGTTATTAGTGTTGAAATTTGGTGTGAGTAGGCCAACTAAAATGTTCTTGTTGTTGGGAGCAATCTTTCTAGCCCACAAAGTCTTTTAACGGTTCAAATGTGAAGTTCAGCTAAGAGAGGGATTCAGTCTAGAACTATGTAAATACATGAGCAAGGCAAGCATCACTGTTGCCGGTAATATAAACACATTTAAACCGTTGCTGACAAATTATCAGAAAAAATGTGTGTCATCCAGGATGCACAAATTGTATGTTTTTGTTGATGAAGAGAAATACACATAATTGTGTTGATGTGGAAACGTGTTGCCtcaaatattttttaaacatcATTGAAGATCTGGATTTTATAGCACCAGGTTCATTCAGAAGGAGCAGTTTCCAATGGACGTGGATCCTTGAGTCAGATGAACTATTATCTAATAATGGTTTGGGAAAAGCAGCATGCCGAATATGCAGACCAGTTCATTGACTCATGACACACAAACCAGCTTTCCAACTGATAGCTGATAACCTCTCAGAGCTGTCCCATACTAAAATAAGACTACTCACAATGCACACTGTCCTGCTAGTCTGTAGCAGCCCATGGTTCCTTGATATCTGAAAGGGATGGTGCCATCTAGTGTCAAATGACCACTGTAACAACGTCTACAAAGCATGTTTGATTTGCGTGTAACATTGTGTTGGACAGTATAGTGATTGTCAAGCTACTCAGGAGCATACAGGCTAGTAGCCTATTGTAATCATTAGGCTAAAGATTCCATTATGTAATGGATTAGTGTTGGCAGTAGGCTATTAGTGATAATAAAGCCATAATGCAAATATATTAATCAAAGATCCACTTTGCTATATATAATGCTATCCATTCTGGATAGTAAATCCAGGCTGTTGATAAAATTCGATATCAATCTTGGAGATCTGTTGTAAGAACAGATCTGGTTGAATTAGTGTTCTTGAAAACATATAAATCACGACCCCATTGGTCATTTGGTCCCCTTGGTTTAACAGCGATTGGATAGATATGATGCCTATCATTAGCGGTGAACTGACTGAATTGACGTTCAATATACCCTTGCTCTAGTCGATGATACAAACGTTTATTTCATAGCTACAGTCGTGTATAAATTCTAAATTACAGGCATTGGGAAATTAACAGGAAAATCAGAAGTTCTGGGACGTGATATTTGTGTGTCGAGTGAAGCAGATGTTATTGTTTTCTTTTCTGTAGAAATGGGCTCGACAAATTCCACCCTGTCAAAAATTCCAAACGTCGAAGAATTAATGCAAGAAACGGGTTGTAAGTTCTCGGACGGGTAGGACTGTAGTTTAAGCTACTAGAAATTCTGTATTTAGATTGTCATGATTGTACAATAACGTCATTGTTTATGCCAAATTCGAGGACACATCTTCGAGAGTGGGCGTATAACGGGATTTCATTATGAATGTTTTTGTGACAGCTATATGGAGCCCAGTTTTTCAATTCCTTCTATTGCATTTTTTCCCTAAATGTTTTAGAGCGTAGATATTTTGAAATGTGTCCAAATTATTAATAGCTTTCGCAAACATAAGAGTTATGTTTGACAGGTGCGCAAATTGCCCGCACAACTTTGTCTGACCAAAATACGCATGTGTCTTACCCAACAAAATACAGTATTGAATATCTAAGCTTTGAACAGAGACTTATATTGACATATGCATGTGGCTTTGAGAAGTTGTAGGTAAATTAATAACTTTAATTTAGGCTACACAAATTTACGTTTAGGCTACACAAATGCTACACAAACACAAATGCTTGAATAATTCATGGAGTGTTTGCTTGAATGCAATCCAGAGTAATGAACTGGCCTTGTTTCATATATTGATTAAATGATTTGGTGTGCCGCTGTCCTTcccaatactaatactaatagcATGAATCGATGGTTCTCCTGTTTTCTCTTTAACATAGTCACCCCTGCACACATTGTTCGACTTTATGACCGTTTCGAAGCATTGGACAAGGAAAAGACAGGCCATCTCCGGTACGTGATGGGACCATGTCAGCTTTATGGAGTTGACCAGTGTTGACTAAAACAGTGCATGTCATAATAATGATAATcatgtctgaatgtccttgtatgAATGTCCTGTCTTTGTTTTATCCCCATTACTGTGAAGCCCACAGGATTTTGGAGCCATTAATAGGTTGGCGATGAACCCCATCGGGGATCGGATCATTGGGGCTTTCTTCTCTCCAGGGTATAGAACAACATTTCTTACAGGTTTGAGTAAAATTGCTGACTTGATTACCTCACCAATTAAATGGTAAAGTGAAGGTTAATGTCCATTTTCACTGTAATATAAAAGTCCAGGTTTTTTGTAGGTCTCCTTTTAAAAAAGAACAGAGTGCACAATCAACAAGACAAATATTGATTTAACTTCAGTCAATTCTGTGCAACAATaaacttattttttaaatgttttatatccATGTATCCTGTACATTTGGAATGCAAGCAGATTTTGGTCTTAACATAATCTCACTCTTAGACAGGAAACAGTGGACTTCCACTCCTTTGTGAGGATCCTGGCCCACTTCCGACCTGCGGACAAAATACGTGCCAAAGATCCCAGGATGCCTGAACCTGTCAACAGTAGGACCAGTAAACTCAAGTGTGAGTCCTCTGGCATTTTTGTTGCTGTTGTGGTTGACTCACATAATAGATTTTAGCATTCAAATTCAACTCAATCAGATCCCCCCTGGTTTTCTCCTTCATTTCAGTTGCCTTCCAACTATATGACCAAGATAAAGATGGAAAAATCTCCAGAGCTGAGCTTCTACAGGTCCGTAATAACTGTTAGCTTTACTGACAATAATACTCTGTATGGTGAGCAACACAATAGACCACTAATAGTTAGTGATGTAAATTGTTTCTCTGTTGTAAACCAGGTCTTGTATGTCCCTACAATGTATGGCTGAAATGCCTACACCCTATACCAGAGGTATTCAAATCTTCCACTATgaagtccggagcctgctggttttctgttctacctgaaaATGTATTGAACCCACCTtttgtcccaggtctaaatcaggccctgattagagaggaAGAATGAAAAAAAGCAGTTGAACTGGTTTCATAGTCAGGATTTAAATTTTGAGGGCCCTATACAATAGAATGAAGCCATCCTCCATGGGTTTGGGATGTGACTGACAGCTGATGGTGATTGACAGGTGCTGCGGTCCATGCTGGAGATGCAGGTGACGGAGGAGCAGCTAGAGAGCATCGCCGACCGCACCATCCAGGAGGCTGACCTGGACAAGGACGATGCCATCTCCTTTGAGGAGTTTCGCAAGGTACCACCGGGTCGAGCTCTAAGACTGACTTATCAACATGGTGCATTGCAGCACAGGGCACCCAGAATACTAAGACATACAAAGTTCATGCCCATAGAAAATTATGTCAGCCATTGCTCAAACAGTACTGTACATTGTACGTTGACAGTATTTTGCCCATCCTCTCTCATATTCTGTGGCTGCATTTGCGTATAGCAATATAGCAATTCCACCATTCCATTCAGTCTAACTTTGGCTGTTCCTTCTCCTTACAGTCCCTGGAGAAGGTGAACATCGACCACAAGATGAGCATTCGCTTCCTGCGCTAGCTAGAGTGGTTGCACTGGGTCAACTGACTGTTCATGGAGATGTTGCCCACTTTGTGTCTACTCATCCCTCCATGGTAAAAACAAGGCTTCTGCAGGGAAATATTACTGATTCCTTTAACTGGATGACTAACACTAAATACCTTAAATGACTGAATAATATGCTGTAACCTAATATGTTGTTTACAGCAAACTGGAATATGGGCATCATGCTCCAAAGTCTAACTGTACTAGAGGCCTACTGTATAACAACATAGTAACTGCTTTTATATAATACAATAAAATgcaatttaataataataattatacatGGGACTTATTTAGTGGTAATCAAGGACACAAAGTCGCCTTACAATTGTAGAAGCAAAAAAAATATGTTAGTTTTGACAATAAGCTTTTATGAAGGGAAACAGATACTTGAAATTCATTTTTTGAAGTACACTATTTTTTgaagtacactaccggtcaaacgttttagaacatctactcattcaagggtttttctttattatgactaatttctacattgtagaataatagtggagatatcacaactatgaaataacacatatggaattaaacaaaaaaaagtgttaaacaaatcaaaatatattttatatttgaaattcttcaaatagccaccctttgccttgatgacagctttgcacactcttggcattctctcaaccagcttcacctggaatgcttttccaacattcttgaaggagttcccatatatgctgagcacttgttggctgcttttccttcaccctgcggtccaactcatcccaaacaatctcaattaggttgaggtcgggggattgtagaggccagaatatctgatgcagcactccatcactctccttcttggtaaaataacccttacacagccttgaggtgtgttgggtcattgtcctggtgaaaaacaaatgataatcccactaagcccaaaccagatgggatggcatatcgctgcagaatgctgtggcagccatactgctaagtgtgccttgaattctaaataaatcactgacagtgtcaccagcacccCCAAGCACCCCTACGCCATAacacctccatgctttacggtgggaaatacacatgcagagatcatccattcacccacacgcgtctcacaaagacgcgGCAGTTTGAACCAAaattctccaatttggactctagaccaaaggacaaatttccaccagtctgtccattgctcgtgtttcttggcccaagcaagtctcttcttattattggtgtcctttagtagtggtttcttt
This genomic interval from Oncorhynchus clarkii lewisi isolate Uvic-CL-2024 chromosome 27, UVic_Ocla_1.0, whole genome shotgun sequence contains the following:
- the LOC139386059 gene encoding calcineurin B homologous protein 2-like isoform X1 gives rise to the protein MIWCAAVLPNTNTNSMNRWFSCFLFNIVTPAHIVRLYDRFEALDKEKTGHLRPQDFGAINRLAMNPIGDRIIGAFFSPGQETVDFHSFVRILAHFRPADKIRAKDPRMPEPVNSRTSKLKFAFQLYDQDKDGKISRAELLQVLRSMLEMQVTEEQLESIADRTIQEADLDKDDAISFEEFRKSLEKVNIDHKMSIRFLR
- the LOC139386059 gene encoding calcineurin B homologous protein 2-like isoform X3 codes for the protein MGSTNSTLSKIPNVEELMQETGCKFSDGPQDFGAINRLAMNPIGDRIIGAFFSPGQETVDFHSFVRILAHFRPADKIRAKDPRMPEPVNSRTSKLKFAFQLYDQDKDGKISRAELLQVLRSMLEMQVTEEQLESIADRTIQEADLDKDDAISFEEFRKSLEKVNIDHKMSIRFLR
- the LOC139386059 gene encoding calcineurin B homologous protein 2-like isoform X2 translates to MGSTNSTLSKIPNVEELMQETGFTPAHIVRLYDRFEALDKEKTGHLRPQDFGAINRLAMNPIGDRIIGAFFSPGQETVDFHSFVRILAHFRPADKIRAKDPRMPEPVNSRTSKLKFAFQLYDQDKDGKISRAELLQVLRSMLEMQVTEEQLESIADRTIQEADLDKDDAISFEEFRKSLEKVNIDHKMSIRFLR